From the Octadecabacter antarcticus 307 genome, one window contains:
- a CDS encoding tyrosine-type recombinase/integrase: protein MPKLTETFSNKLPHAKAGTDKYWDAEIKGLVLFVGKRSKTWYFQKDVGGQTKRILIGRFPIISAQAARQTALGFALEMGRGAGKAAQIGAPTLEAAMEGYLARPKLRSETNKIGMRAQLSLHLKDWMRLPLDEISKGMMVRRHQAMSGSPSAANHVLRSFRAIYNHARRTCDLAECPTMAIEWFEDKPDGRIIENLRHWRKTIDDLPNPIHRVFYELLLFTGLRKTEVFTLKWDQIHEDRIHLPMTKNGRSFDLPILQLHHEILAPLRPLSRDWVFPSPKSETGHITRPERLKYNPHMHRRTFATVAMEAGVLEEIVGRLLNHTPLSITGQRYVKPSLDALRPSMQSVCDELSRRMETPVKG from the coding sequence ATGCCAAAGCTTACAGAGACGTTTTCTAACAAATTGCCGCATGCGAAAGCAGGGACGGACAAGTACTGGGATGCGGAGATCAAAGGGCTGGTGCTCTTTGTGGGAAAGCGCTCAAAGACCTGGTACTTTCAGAAGGACGTTGGCGGCCAGACCAAGCGTATTCTGATTGGCCGGTTCCCCATCATCTCAGCACAAGCCGCACGGCAAACGGCGCTTGGGTTTGCCTTGGAGATGGGCCGTGGGGCAGGGAAGGCGGCCCAGATTGGCGCGCCCACGTTAGAGGCCGCGATGGAGGGCTATCTTGCACGCCCTAAGCTTCGCTCAGAGACCAACAAGATCGGCATGCGCGCGCAGCTTTCGCTTCATCTGAAAGACTGGATGCGCTTGCCGCTCGACGAGATTAGCAAGGGGATGATGGTGCGTCGGCACCAAGCGATGTCCGGATCGCCGTCAGCTGCCAATCATGTGCTGCGCAGCTTTCGGGCAATCTACAACCACGCCCGCCGGACTTGCGATCTGGCAGAATGCCCGACAATGGCGATCGAGTGGTTTGAAGACAAACCGGACGGGCGGATCATTGAGAACCTGAGGCATTGGCGGAAGACGATTGATGATCTCCCCAACCCGATCCATCGTGTATTCTACGAGCTTCTATTGTTTACCGGCCTTCGCAAAACTGAAGTGTTCACCTTGAAGTGGGATCAAATACACGAAGACCGGATCCATCTGCCAATGACAAAAAATGGCCGGAGTTTTGACCTTCCGATCTTGCAGCTGCACCATGAGATCCTGGCACCGCTTCGCCCTCTGAGCAGGGACTGGGTGTTTCCATCGCCAAAATCAGAGACGGGTCACATCACGAGGCCGGAGAGGCTCAAGTATAATCCGCATATGCATCGCCGGACCTTCGCGACCGTGGCGATGGAAGCAGGAGTGCTGGAGGAGATTGTAGGCCGGCTCCTGAATCACACGCCGCTTTCTATTACGGGTCAAAGGTATGTCAAACCATCGCTTGATGCCCTCAGACCATCTATGCAATCAGTTTGTGATGAATTGTCTCGTCGAATGGAAACGCCAGTGAAAGGCTAA
- the drt3a gene encoding antiviral reverse transcriptase Drt3a: protein MQLSPFSEKYLKSCIRAGDSKKFGVDLSLDCDVLLTQTREQVDGGTITFQHLEVPIPKGRKLFLVNNFHGALALRATAKSLNLQYGVSAGSRNAVVNGVLEALFDSSPFHVLRCDIKSFFENVDAKIILTEILSSTKTHTHVKTVLRTLETSGLLGGALSGVPRGLGLSTTFAELALRKLDREAKEIEGVYRYFRFADDILLFSTQKVEPALAKIKDIISPSFELNSKTGKTDLASLPDSDENPCTTTASKFSYLGYSFECENGIRARKSRQILVKISSEKIKVRKTRVILSLKAFNKDKNAALLLNRVKFLTSNYEIRKTGHTHGPKRAKVKTGIYFNYQKCGLYQHGKQGPEKVSAAPTELKELDGFLASLLWGSNSQFRTKIQASFTQKQLAELKALSFYKGFTDKMTVRFNRGTISEIRKAWLHA from the coding sequence ATGCAGTTAAGTCCATTTTCTGAAAAGTATCTTAAAAGCTGCATCCGGGCAGGTGACTCCAAGAAGTTTGGAGTCGATTTATCCTTAGATTGCGACGTTCTTCTGACGCAAACACGAGAACAGGTGGATGGTGGTACAATCACCTTCCAGCATCTAGAAGTTCCGATTCCTAAAGGACGAAAGCTCTTCCTAGTTAACAACTTTCATGGTGCACTTGCATTAAGAGCGACCGCGAAGTCACTGAACCTGCAATATGGCGTCAGCGCAGGAAGTCGCAATGCCGTAGTAAATGGTGTCCTTGAAGCTCTGTTCGACTCTTCTCCATTTCATGTGTTGCGTTGTGATATTAAATCATTCTTTGAAAATGTAGACGCGAAGATAATACTGACTGAGATTTTGAGTTCAACGAAGACACACACACATGTAAAGACCGTCCTAAGAACTCTGGAAACGTCAGGTTTATTAGGTGGAGCGCTATCTGGCGTGCCTCGCGGACTTGGCCTCAGCACCACATTTGCAGAACTTGCGCTACGCAAGCTTGACCGAGAAGCCAAGGAAATCGAAGGCGTTTATCGATACTTTCGCTTCGCAGATGATATCCTACTATTTTCGACACAAAAAGTTGAGCCAGCACTTGCTAAAATCAAAGATATCATAAGCCCTTCATTCGAGTTGAACTCCAAGACGGGAAAAACCGACCTCGCGTCGTTGCCAGATTCAGACGAAAATCCTTGTACGACGACAGCCAGCAAGTTTAGCTATCTCGGCTATTCGTTTGAGTGCGAAAATGGAATCCGAGCCCGAAAGAGTCGCCAAATCTTGGTCAAAATATCAAGTGAAAAAATCAAGGTCAGAAAGACTCGCGTTATACTGAGCTTGAAGGCATTTAATAAGGATAAGAACGCCGCCCTACTTCTGAACCGAGTGAAGTTCCTTACTAGTAATTATGAAATCAGAAAGACGGGTCATACTCACGGCCCGAAGCGGGCGAAAGTCAAGACTGGAATATACTTTAACTATCAGAAGTGCGGTTTGTACCAACACGGCAAGCAAGGACCTGAGAAGGTCTCCGCTGCCCCGACCGAGTTGAAAGAGCTAGATGGCTTTCTAGCATCCCTATTATGGGGTAGTAACAGCCAGTTCAGAACAAAAATCCAAGCTTCATTCACACAGAAACAATTGGCTGAGTTGAAAGCCCTTTCTTTCTATAAAGGGTTTACAGACAAGATGACGGTTCGCTTCAACCGTGGCACTATTTCTGAAATAAGAA
- a CDS encoding YaeQ family protein: protein MAQKATIYKVELSVCDMDRHYYETHKLTVAKHPSETDERLMVRVLAFALNAHENLEMTKGLSTDDEPDIWQKSLSGELELWVALGLPSEKVVRQSCGKSNKVIVYSYGGRTAEMWWDKIKTKTTRFDTLRVMNFSEKDTCDLGELACRSMKLQVNIQDGEVMVSVDETIVYVTPIEWKSAG, encoded by the coding sequence ATGGCGCAAAAAGCTACTATATACAAAGTTGAACTTTCCGTCTGCGATATGGATCGCCATTATTATGAAACCCATAAACTGACTGTTGCGAAGCATCCCTCAGAGACAGATGAACGGCTTATGGTGCGCGTTCTCGCCTTTGCCCTGAATGCCCATGAAAATTTGGAGATGACCAAAGGGCTTTCAACAGATGATGAGCCAGACATTTGGCAGAAAAGCTTAAGTGGCGAGCTGGAACTGTGGGTGGCGTTGGGCTTGCCGAGCGAGAAGGTTGTGCGTCAGTCTTGTGGCAAATCGAATAAAGTGATCGTCTATAGCTATGGCGGTAGAACCGCAGAAATGTGGTGGGACAAAATCAAAACCAAAACCACCCGTTTTGACACTCTGCGGGTCATGAATTTCTCGGAAAAAGATACCTGTGATCTGGGTGAACTGGCCTGTCGCTCAATGAAATTACAGGTGAATATTCAGGATGGCGAAGTCATGGTCAGCGTCGATGAGACCATCGTCTACGTGACCCCGATTGAGTGGAAAAGTGCTGGATAG
- a CDS encoding helix-turn-helix transcriptional regulator — protein MQDELKDDRLLNRREVAVHFGVSQRYLEVSAAKGCGPPMIKFGRCVRYRVGDLREWINAHRVQSYKHSA, from the coding sequence ATGCAAGATGAGCTCAAAGACGATCGACTGCTCAACCGCCGTGAGGTTGCGGTTCATTTCGGAGTCTCCCAACGCTACCTCGAAGTGTCAGCCGCAAAAGGGTGTGGTCCCCCGATGATCAAGTTTGGTCGCTGCGTACGCTACCGTGTTGGAGATCTGCGTGAATGGATCAATGCGCACCGTGTTCAAAGCTATAAGCACTCGGCCTAG
- a CDS encoding IS30 family transposase, with product MYYSAEQRAEIWDRWQRGESMRSIGRVFDRQSSSVFSVISPTGGIRPLDRKRGHVALSLSEREEISRGLSTKQSLRAIALQLRRAPSTISREVRRNGGLTGYRATASDQAAWDRALRPKLCKLACHPTLARAVSAKLRRKWSPEQVAGWVKRAFPGEACKQVSHETIYRSLYIQARGVLKKELLALRAKRTVRRSKHASQKRNGNGQIKDAVSISERPASVEDQAVPGHWEGDLIGGTKNSYVATLVERHSRYVMLVKVANKDTESVVTALIKSAQKLPRELYKSLTWDRGKELADHPRFTLATDVDVYFCGPQSPWQRGSNENTNRLLRQYLPRGTDLSVHSQAKLSAIARQLNERPRKTLQYQTPAQKFAECVASTG from the coding sequence ATTTACTATTCAGCTGAGCAGCGGGCTGAGATCTGGGATCGTTGGCAACGTGGCGAGTCGATGAGGTCTATTGGGCGGGTGTTCGATCGCCAATCATCCTCAGTCTTTTCAGTTATCTCACCAACTGGCGGGATACGTCCGCTGGATCGCAAGCGCGGACACGTTGCATTGAGCCTTTCTGAGCGTGAAGAGATATCTCGCGGGCTGAGCACCAAGCAGTCTCTGCGCGCAATTGCGCTTCAGTTGCGGCGTGCGCCCTCGACGATCAGCAGGGAGGTTCGGCGCAATGGTGGACTGACTGGCTATCGTGCGACGGCGTCTGATCAGGCCGCTTGGGATCGCGCTCTGCGTCCCAAGTTGTGCAAGCTGGCTTGTCACCCAACATTGGCGCGCGCAGTATCAGCTAAGCTGCGGCGCAAGTGGTCACCAGAGCAGGTTGCCGGTTGGGTCAAACGAGCGTTCCCGGGGGAGGCATGCAAACAGGTGTCACACGAAACGATCTATCGTAGCCTCTATATACAGGCGCGCGGTGTCCTCAAAAAGGAGCTGCTGGCCTTGCGCGCAAAACGCACCGTCAGGCGCTCCAAGCACGCCAGCCAGAAGCGCAACGGCAATGGTCAGATTAAAGATGCTGTGTCCATCAGCGAAAGGCCAGCATCCGTCGAGGATCAAGCCGTTCCGGGGCACTGGGAAGGCGACTTGATTGGCGGAACGAAGAACAGTTATGTCGCGACCCTTGTTGAGCGACATTCGCGGTATGTGATGTTGGTGAAAGTCGCGAACAAGGACACCGAGAGTGTTGTTACGGCGTTGATCAAATCGGCTCAGAAGCTTCCCCGCGAGCTTTACAAATCCTTGACGTGGGATCGTGGAAAAGAGCTCGCAGATCATCCGCGCTTCACACTGGCAACTGATGTTGATGTCTACTTTTGCGGCCCGCAATCACCGTGGCAACGCGGATCAAATGAAAATACCAACCGGCTTTTGAGGCAGTATTTGCCAAGAGGCACCGACTTATCCGTCCATTCCCAAGCAAAACTCAGCGCAATCGCAAGGCAACTTAACGAACGCCCCCGCAAGACCTTGCAATATCAAACGCCAGCACAGAAGTTCGCTGAGTGTGTTGCGTCGACCGGTTGA
- a CDS encoding YfjI family protein, whose product MFNDKSSEPTPLMRPLPQATVVPLADLGPLIAVIAAITTLTQAPTALALQGVINAISIAAQSHADVETLFGKAPLSLFAFSVAESSARKSSVDGLAMQAIRLFEKPLLAKYAKKLALFEERQISKDWGRAGRNVIDDESSALVDVPCTQPISPKISFDDMTYEGLVRHLEFGQPSIGLSSDEGGKIVGGYSMSAQNQLGFAAALSNLWDGKDINKVRAGVGATNLAGRRMSLHLSIQPLVAQRLFTNDELRDQGILSRVLVVMPESLKGTRFLSEDEEALREREVAKEAMGMFGERIVALLEKLPAVAKDNRLELTPRTLQLEATARMRLVDFYNLVETQQLEGGLYANISGFAGKAAEQVARIAGNIALFEDPEAQLISLEQLAIGITLMEFYLAEAVRIFDTGHVSQNLLDAEDLRKWLCDRYADDFVDVSEISKRGPRRLRSSEKIKVLMRLLEEYGHLKKFDEGLVSINGRNSRKAYRIIRS is encoded by the coding sequence ATGTTTAATGACAAATCGTCCGAACCTACTCCCCTCATGCGGCCGTTGCCGCAAGCGACGGTGGTCCCGCTCGCTGATCTCGGTCCTCTTATCGCGGTAATTGCGGCGATCACGACGCTGACTCAGGCGCCGACGGCCCTTGCCTTGCAGGGTGTGATAAATGCCATCAGCATTGCCGCTCAATCTCACGCGGACGTCGAGACACTGTTTGGCAAAGCCCCTTTAAGCCTGTTTGCATTTAGTGTCGCGGAGTCCAGCGCGAGGAAATCTAGCGTTGACGGACTTGCCATGCAGGCCATCCGGCTCTTCGAGAAACCCTTGCTCGCGAAGTACGCGAAGAAGCTCGCTCTTTTTGAAGAACGCCAAATATCGAAAGACTGGGGGCGTGCCGGGAGGAACGTTATTGATGACGAAAGTAGTGCTTTGGTTGATGTTCCGTGCACTCAGCCGATCAGTCCCAAGATTTCGTTCGACGATATGACGTATGAAGGTCTAGTGCGGCACCTTGAATTCGGCCAGCCCTCGATCGGCCTTTCCTCCGACGAAGGTGGGAAGATCGTGGGCGGCTACTCCATGAGTGCGCAGAACCAGCTCGGTTTCGCAGCTGCTTTGAGCAACCTCTGGGACGGTAAAGACATCAACAAAGTCCGAGCGGGTGTCGGCGCCACTAACCTCGCCGGTCGCCGAATGTCGCTGCACTTGTCGATCCAGCCTTTGGTAGCGCAAAGGCTCTTCACAAATGACGAACTGCGCGACCAAGGTATTCTCTCACGAGTTCTGGTTGTCATGCCGGAGAGCCTGAAAGGCACGAGGTTTCTTTCTGAGGACGAGGAGGCCCTTCGTGAAAGGGAAGTCGCCAAGGAAGCAATGGGGATGTTTGGCGAAAGGATCGTCGCGCTCCTCGAAAAACTTCCCGCTGTTGCCAAGGACAACCGTCTAGAGCTAACCCCTCGGACTTTGCAGCTCGAAGCAACGGCGCGGATGCGGCTGGTCGACTTTTACAACTTAGTCGAAACACAGCAATTGGAGGGCGGCCTCTATGCAAACATCTCCGGCTTCGCGGGCAAGGCGGCCGAGCAAGTCGCCCGCATCGCAGGCAACATCGCCCTGTTCGAAGACCCGGAGGCGCAGTTGATCAGTCTCGAGCAGTTGGCGATTGGGATCACACTCATGGAGTTCTACCTCGCTGAAGCGGTTCGCATCTTCGATACTGGACACGTTTCGCAGAATCTTCTCGACGCGGAGGACCTCCGCAAGTGGCTATGCGACCGCTATGCTGATGATTTTGTCGACGTCAGTGAAATCTCGAAGCGCGGCCCTCGCAGGCTGAGGAGTTCCGAAAAGATCAAGGTTCTTATGCGGCTTCTCGAAGAATACGGGCATCTGAAGAAGTTCGATGAAGGACTTGTCAGCATCAATGGTAGGAATTCGCGGAAGGCCTACCGCATCATCAGGAGCTAG
- a CDS encoding exonuclease domain-containing protein translates to MNKFGHLTTLPDGPFRFIALDVETAGKTNGGICQIGLCFVSETGAVQTYSVFIDPEEPFEPFNTELHGISADTVAGAGTFPTVYGALFDLLNAHSLVQHSTFDEKALTSACARYDLPMITSHWTNSVSVARHAWPELKGAGGHGLANLKKHLGLEFHHHDAGEDARAAATVVLKAEDILGTALSHLKINRQLAFQFEDRSED, encoded by the coding sequence TTGAACAAATTTGGACACCTCACGACGCTACCAGATGGCCCATTTCGTTTCATTGCGTTGGACGTAGAAACAGCGGGCAAAACGAACGGCGGAATATGCCAGATCGGGCTTTGTTTTGTCAGCGAGACAGGGGCTGTGCAGACCTATTCGGTCTTTATCGATCCCGAGGAACCATTTGAGCCGTTCAATACTGAACTTCACGGGATTTCGGCTGATACTGTGGCGGGCGCGGGGACATTTCCAACGGTCTATGGCGCTTTGTTTGACCTTCTGAACGCGCATTCCCTCGTGCAGCACAGCACGTTTGATGAAAAGGCACTTACATCTGCTTGCGCGCGCTACGACTTGCCAATGATCACCTCACATTGGACCAACAGCGTTTCAGTTGCCCGTCATGCATGGCCCGAGTTGAAGGGTGCAGGGGGGCACGGCCTCGCGAACCTCAAAAAGCACCTTGGGCTTGAGTTTCATCACCATGACGCAGGCGAGGATGCACGTGCGGCGGCCACGGTTGTTTTGAAGGCAGAGGATATTTTAGGCACAGCATTGTCTCACCTCAAGATCAATCGCCAATTGGCGTTTCAGTTTGAAGATCGCTCAGAGGATTAG
- a CDS encoding IS6 family transposase, producing the protein MTKHSPFRYFKTSPEIIRLAVMMYVRFPLSLRNVEDLLHERGIDISYETVRFWWNRFGPLFAAEIRKKRVSQMRAYSNWQWHLDEVFVKINGETHYLWWAVDHEGEVLESFVTKRRDRKAGFKFLRKTMKRHGSADVFVTDKLRSYGAAMKVIGNVDKQETGRWLNNRAENSHQPFRRRERAMLRFRRIRSLQKFVFVHASVHNHFNQERHLYNRSNFKLNRAAALTEWRSLGVS; encoded by the coding sequence ATGACAAAACACAGCCCTTTTCGCTACTTCAAGACGAGCCCCGAGATCATCCGTCTGGCCGTGATGATGTATGTCCGTTTCCCGTTATCGCTTCGGAATGTGGAGGATCTGTTGCACGAACGCGGGATCGATATCAGCTATGAGACGGTTCGATTTTGGTGGAATAGATTTGGCCCGCTGTTTGCCGCTGAGATCCGCAAGAAAAGGGTCAGCCAGATGCGCGCATATTCAAATTGGCAGTGGCACTTGGATGAGGTGTTCGTGAAGATCAACGGCGAGACGCACTATCTTTGGTGGGCTGTGGATCACGAAGGGGAAGTCCTGGAAAGCTTTGTCACTAAGCGCCGTGATCGCAAAGCAGGCTTCAAATTCCTCAGGAAAACCATGAAACGCCATGGTAGCGCAGATGTCTTCGTTACCGACAAGCTACGTTCCTACGGCGCGGCGATGAAGGTGATTGGCAATGTGGACAAACAGGAAACCGGCCGCTGGCTCAACAATCGAGCCGAGAATTCACACCAGCCATTTAGGCGAAGAGAGCGAGCCATGCTTCGATTTAGGCGGATACGAAGTTTGCAGAAATTCGTATTCGTCCACGCTTCTGTTCACAACCATTTCAACCAAGAGCGCCATCTCTACAACCGATCAAATTTCAAGCTGAACCGCGCTGCTGCTCTTACCGAGTGGCGCAGTCTTGGCGTATCCTAA